The Leopardus geoffroyi isolate Oge1 chromosome D3, O.geoffroyi_Oge1_pat1.0, whole genome shotgun sequence region CTGCCTCCAGATACTGCCCGCCAGGCCTGCAGAAGGATGAATCCTGCAGCCTGCtgcttctgctccttcctcagcAGCCATCCCACCTTCTCTGCTGAGGCCCTCACTCAGAGGCACCCCGGGCTGAGTCAGCCCGCAAGCTGCTTTACAAAGGATCATCTCCCTCCCGCACACGGGAAAAGCACAGCAGGGACGAGCAGAAAGAATGTACCTATAGATATGTACATACCACAGTGCTGTAATTTTGTATGTAGCAATCATGTAAATACATGTATggattttataatatacatattctatataaatctataaaggcatatttttagaaaaacagcGCACCACTGCTTCTTTTGAAAATAgtctaagaataaaatgaatttctacAGAGCCTCCCGCCTCCATCATTGGGTACCTGGAGGGCTTGTCTGGGCGGAACGCAGCTCACATTTCAGAAGCGCCGCCAGCTGGCTGTGGTGGTAGAGGCACTAGTGAGTCCTTCACGCACATGGGAGCTCACCTCCCATGTTGGCGTGACCGGTGGGTGGATCCGGCCAGGAAGGGGCATCCTGTCTGTGGCAGCCCTGTGGGGACCGCCTCCACGCCAGCCCGGGGCCCGGGCGCCCCGCCAGCGCTACAGCTGCCCGGCTTTGGGCGGGCCCCGCCAGCACTGCTCCCCAAGCCTTGAGTGGGCCCTGCAGCTCGCCAGAAACCAAGCCAGAAAGAAATCACTGCTGCATCCTTCCAGGCACGTGGGGAATGAACACGGCACTTCCCGGGGCATCGTCCCACATGCGCTTCCCACCTGTGCGTCACACCAGAGGAGCTGCTCAACCTGGACCAGCCTTTTGTGGAGAAAGCAAACTTGGCTTCTGAAAGCATCCCTGGGCTTCAAAAGGCACCTGTGCTGGACTCTGACCAGAACAAACAAGAGCTGGATCCAGAGGGCGGGAAGAAACCAGGCCCACCCAGAGCACAGCTGGAGGAGAGGAAATAGATCCTGGAAGAAAACTTGGCAGCTTGAacctttatttttagtatttttttaaaaagcataattagAAACTTTCAATACAGAAATAATCCTAGCAAaccatttaaaagttttgttCGACAGGAATTTCACATCAGGTCCACCAGGACGTCGGTCTAGCCCTGtgaatcccccacccccaccccccattcatgCGTGCAACACTCAGTGGGACAGGCACACCGTCGTCACCAAAATCACCCCACCACCTGGGTCTGGACAGCCAGTTGCCAGAGCCACGGTGCCTTCTTGCCTGGGCTGGAAACATCCAGGACCCCTTGCCCTTATTGCTTGAATCTGCAAGCACTGCCACACTGACGTCACGTGAGtgctgcccaccctcccccacaggACTGTGGTCATTCAGGGTGGCCACGCTGCACAGCACGGCTCCCCCAGGCCCAGGGCTCCCCCACCTCTGCAGGCGGCTCCAGCGAGGGCCTGGCCATGCAAGCACAGGCTTTTGGCAGTCTGGGGAAGTGGAGGGACAGGTCAGAAGAAACCCCctgtttttattgattaaaaaccCATCGACAGTGTTAACATGGAAAATCTGCAGTGTGATGTGATTGTCCAGTCAGGGCTTTGCCTGGAAAATCGCCTAGGAAAGGAAATCCAACAAAACACATCATGGTGTTGAAATAAATTATTCCCAGGTTACGTGATCCTTTTAGGGGAAAGGTGAATGATGAAGTGTCCCACGAGGGACAGTAATCAAGTGCAGATGACCCTGGCTTTTTCCTCCAGGGGACCAGGATCAAAGCTGGCTGGCTCCCAGCCCCGGCTGCCATTCCTTCCCACCCGCTAAGAAATCTTCATGCTGCCTTTGTATTAAAACAGTTCTGTCACTGCTCCAAGGCTGCCTGCCGTCCACCTCCGAGGCGATGTCCCCACAGTCCagcagcccctggcacccactcCTCAGATTCGAAGGTGCCTGGTGCCGCAACGGAGACCCAGGAAGTCGGTGGAAAGCCCTAGGCCGACAGACGGGGTGGGAGGTGCGGTCTCCTTTCCCACCAAGAACAGCCCGGGAGGCAAAGCTGCTCTGCCAGGAGCCAGCTTCAGCGCCAGGAAGCCATTCAGCTCTTCCAAAACCACCAGACCCGAAGCGCGGAGGCCACAATTTTGCTGCTGTGCCAACCAAACCTCAGGAAGAGAAAGTGTGAGGAACTTAACCCATTTGATTTGCCttcattttatctgtaaaataatgcTTCTCAGCACCTCTGCAAGCCCCATCCCTGCACAAACACATCCCTACCTTTCTGTTGGAACTGAAACAGGTtggtaaaaattaaaagccataGCTCCCCTGGGTTTGTAATTCAGAGGCATCTAGAAGGCAGGACAAGAGACCTGGTGACCAAAAGGCAGGAGCAACTCTTTCTGCAAACCAAAAGGCTAGGCCTCTAATGGGAACCCCCAGGCCTACCTTGAGGCCGGGCTTTGCCCCAGCTGCCTGCCTGGATGGTtacgggggcggggtggggagggaagggagctggcTTGGGAAGAGACTCGGCACAGGCCCCGGAAAGAGGGGAGACCCTACGTGCCGGAGGCAGAAGCCAGTGGCCTGTAGGCGAGAACAAGTAACATGGAAGGCCCACTCCACCAGCCCAGGTTGGCAAAAGATGTGGCTAGATCTCAATCTTGTCTCCTCGGGAGGTGGCTGGCAGTAGATggtatggggaggggaggggagggtctaTCGCAGCAGGCTGGCATTAAGGAGGCAAAAGCCAGAGCAGGACGAGGGTGATGCGGCTGGTTAAAGCAATATACATTATGTACAAACTCTGGTTAATCAGTCCGCTCAGCTGGCAGCGTCCTCTCCAGGCCCAGGTGCCTtggctggtggggtggggggtggagggaggggcgggggggggcgggtaggggcaCCAGAAGGGAAGGGCAGGTCGTCCAACACCTTCTTGGCActcaagagggggaggggaggaagtgcCAATGGCGCCTCCCAATACAAAAACGTGGAGAGAATTCTTTAAATAACGGCACGAAACTGAGACTGTCCCCGAGGAGCCCTGCGGGCCTCGGGCCGGGGAGCGGCCGCAGCGCAGTCTCTGCAGTGGGCTGGGTGGGCTATTAGCAGCAGCGTTTCTTTCGTTTACTGTTCTTCGTGAGCTTCACCACGTCGttctgttgttgctgctgctgtttcgCTAAGTTGTCTTTCTTTGCTCGGAGAACCAGTTCTGTGATGCAGTTGAACATCTGTGAGGATGAAAGAGACAGGGTGGGCCTCACAGCCGGTGAGGAGGCCCTGTCACTGTGCCACCTCTGCTGGCCAGCACGGCCACCTCCTGGGCCCAGCTTCCTATTTCTACTCGTGAGGTTGTTGTATATGTACGTCCTCAAATGCTTCCTAGGGTTTGCTAAAGGTCAAAAAGGAACATCAAAGCCCCATGAGCTATGTCTTGGGGAAGTCAATCTCGGGGATTTtccagtctttcttttaaaaaaagagaaagaacctcTCCAGCTAGAATCTTCGGACAAGACACCTGTTCTGGTGACAGGCCAGATGGACCCAGAGCCTGCCCACTCCATGCCGTGTCACTGTACATCCCGCCTAGAACCTTCCCCGGACCACCCCAAGATGTCCTTGTGGTGCCAGGACCCAGTGGAACCCCACCTGCCCGCCCGCAGTCCTCTCCTCCACACTGCCAGGAAAGGTACCAAGCACTTGTCATAATCTGCTTGTTACTCCTCAAAAcctaggggtgggggagaacgACTCTCACCCCACCCTGACCTACAGGAGGGACAGGTGGAACCTGGACAGGTTACATCACCACCCAAGGTCACGCAGAAAGGACCCCATACTATGATCCCAAACCCGACTTTGACACACCTAGGCTCCCTGCCATTGTGCGGTCAGTGTCTGGGAAGCAGTGGGGATCCTGGCATCCCTGGGTCTCCAGACACACACTGTGGGGCGGGACTCACCTGAAGCTACGAGCATGCCTGGCCTGCGCTTGTGGCTAAAGGTCCCACTTTTCTAACACAGACTCCCAACCACTCTCCAGCAGGCCTAGCAGAAGCGAAGCTGCCTCTGGCCGGAGGCTCAGCTGCTCTGCGGGGGATGTGCATCCCTGGGAGCCTCTGGGGGGGCTCGCAGCAGGTGCCAACCTGAACTCTGGAGGCCACAGGAAAGCAATTGGGTGTCTGCCGGGAGGCCGAGGCCCTAAGGAAAGCCTTGAGAACAGGAAGAGGTAGCAGTGGTGGGGCCGGGGAGGGCAGCGAGGCAGACGACTGAGTGGGAACCATGCATGGCTGGGGTGTGAGACTGGTCTTGGCCTCTTACAAGTTGGGGGATATTCCTCAGTTTGGAACCTCAGCTTCCTATATAAAATGTGGAAGTAACTTACGTCTGAGGCCTGTTGAGATATGAGCTACCACCACTTGTAAAGGGCCTAGCATAACGCATGCAGCAGGCACACAGTAGGGTACCAACAAACGGCAGTTACTATGATGTTTTCTGTCAGCCACCTGGGACTCTGGGCAGgctagaagcagagagaggagggctgTGGCGGGACAGAGTTGggccccactccctcccccgTTGCCGCCCCGGCCCAGGCCTTACCTCTTCCACATTGACGTTCTCCTTAGCGCTGGTCTCAAACAACTGGATCCCCATCTGCCCCGCGAATTTGTAGGCATCTTCTGTTTCCACCACCTTCCGCTCAGGGTCGTCGTTCTTATTCCCCACTTCAAGGCAAAGCAAAGTCAGCCCGGCCCTACAGGGCTCCCTGCCGCCCTCCATGCCTCCGTCCCCACCCCAGGGGGTCCAGCCTCACCTAATATCCGGCACACGTCATCACAGTTTTGGTTGATTTCATGAAGCCACCGCTTGACGTTGACAAAGGACTCAGCACTGGTGACATCATAAACCACGATGACCCCGTGGGTCCCCCGATAATACCTGTAGGGTCAGGATCTGTGTCAGAGCTTCAGCCTAGACCAGAACAGTCTCTTCACTAAGACCTGCCCGCCCACACCTGGACAGTGGCCAGGGAAATGGTGACGGACAAATGCTTTCCTGTAAGACCCCCAGCATCTGCCTTCCATCTGACCTCAGCTGACATCCTGGAACCGTGCCCCAACCGGGACACTCCGCAACACCGGTCCTCCCGCTTGTCCCCAAGGCACCAGTGAGTAGGGAGTGGCCCCGAGGTGGCCAATCAAGTTGTTTGAGTCTGCCACCAGCCTGAAACTTCTTTGAAGttcttgttttatgtttaaaatgcaaGTAATCTTTGTGTTTGATGTTGTATCCTCATCATCCTTGTTTTAACATTCAAAGATTTTCTCTCCTCAAACCTTAGTATGGTGCCATTCCAAGAAGACACAATTTGTGAAGCCAACATCTCATTCACTCCTCTGGGGGCAGGTGGACCCCTCCCTTCCGCCACTTTGGGCTCATCCCTGCCGGTGGCAGAGAGAGCATGGAAACAAGGCATCTGGGCACAGCTGGGAAGAGGGTGTCCCGGACGTGCCACCATCCAAATGTGCAGACCCCACGGCCTGAGGTCAGCCAGGTCTGAAAGGCAGGCGGACATAAACATTCCCCTCCAGACAGAGCGACCCCATTCATTTACACGGGTCGGATGGATGGAGGACGTTGACCCCATGCAACTCCAGGCCTTATCCGGGCTGAGCACTTGGCCAGGCTGCGGGAGAACAGCTCCTCCCGCACCACAGCCTTAGGAGGGAGCTGGCCATAGTGCGGGTGCAGCCACGTTCTCGCTACCCGCTCGCCGGCACTCTGACCACCTCTTCACTTTCTAGGCCCTGTCACAGGACAGAGGCTACCCTGGCTCCATCTCTGAAAGGCCGCGGGACCCCGGGAAGGTTACTGCATGCACCTCAGtgtgcctgtttcctcaactATGAAATGGACATATCAGTACTCCCTCTTGAGATGGTGTGAGGAATAAAGAAGATAGTTTGTGTTTTCACAAGGGCTGGTCGACAAGTCAATGGCCAGGGGATGGTGCCTCTTTACCATCATTACTATTCCTTCGGTGACAAGCTGGGACCCCTCAAACAGATGGAAGAAAACCACGGGAACAGCACGCAAGGCAGCAGTGAAGGCAGCTTTCCTGAGCCGCGAGCAGAGGCAGGCCGTGCCGTGCTCTGGGGTCCAGCCCAGCTGGTGTCCCCTGCCCCgtctctccacccctgccctgggaGCCCAGCCAGGCGGACAGGCAAGCCGTGCAGGTGCCACGCCCTCAGACCAGCTCTCAGCAGCCACTGCTGGGAGCATCACCCGACTGGGCAGGAGTGCACACCGGGACCAGGGCGACAGACGACTGTCCCCTGCGAGCAGAGGTAGTGCGAGCAGGGGAACACGTTTCCGAGCGCTCCGTGCTGGACTACTGAAGATGCCAAAAAATGCTGAAAGGGGCTTTATCGGAGAGCGAGAACTAGTCTGAGGATGAGCTCTGACAAGGCGGGCACCAGTGTTTCTGGGCCTCCTGTCATCACTgccactgataaaaaaaaaaaaaaagcacccccgcccccgacaCCTCCATTCAGCTCTGTGGCCGGCACAGCACCCAGCACTCTGCATCCACCGCTCTATTCATCTTCACAGCAACCTGGTAGGACAAACAGGAGGGTCGCCATTTTACCAATGAAGACGTGTGGCTGAGTGGAGTGACCTACTGAAGTCACAGTGTCTGGGTCTGACTCCCAGTCCAAGGCCACAGGTACCAGAGGGGCTTCCCTTCCTGGTCACCTCACCGTCCCTCCCCAACCTGCGCCCCAGTCGCACCTCACAGGTTGGCAGACCCTCGCTGCCAAGACAGAAGAAACGATGACAACAGGGCTCCTCGCCAGGCGGACAGGATGcagttttagtttctcttttcacGCCCTGACTCCGAAAAGGTCACGGCCCCAGTTCCTGAGAACAACTCCTGAACTCTTCCAAGACTCCTCCCTTCTTCACCTGCCACCCTCACCCTCATCAGGTCTTTCTGTGGCCCCTCAGCATGGCCTGCGGCACAGAGGAGGGGACCACACGATGGAGCTTCCCCAGCTTCCCCAGACAGGCAAGGCGGCCAGCAGGGGCTGAGCCGGTGCCCACCGGCCACCACCATGCAGCGCCGCCCCCTTCTCGAGCACCCCGAAACACACACACTGCCCCCGGGCAGCTGGGCAGCTCCAGCATCCCCAACAGCTCACCCTCTTCCCACCACGCCCTGGAGGGAGCTGACCTCACGGAGGTCGGGGGCTCCTCTGCACCCCAGCCCACTGCCCTGCCCGAAGCCCTTCTCATGGCTACGGGCCCAGGATTATCAGCCACCCCGAGTTTCCTGAGTGGAGACACCAGATCATCTGCCTCAGCCCCAGTCCCTTGGGGTGGGAGCCGGCAGAGAACAGGGCCGCGGACTGAACGAGAAGGCGAGAGCTTTGGCATCAAATGGACCTCAATTTAACTCCTGACTAACCAACCAAACTAAATTActttaccctctctgggcctcagctttcttGTCCATAAAATGGACATAATCACAGGACCCTTTATTCGAGATTAAGTGAAATGAACTAGGTAAAATCCCAGCTCAGAGTAAAGACATGTGGGGTCAGTGCGTAGGCCTCCTGACCCACAAAAGAAGTCTCGTGCAGGTCTGGACGGACGCTTGGGCTGCCCGTGACGTCCATTCTACCCCAAGGAGCCTTGACCCTGGCTGCCCTCCTTAAGGTCTTGCTGGCAGTTGCTACAACACATGGGGACTCAGGCAGCTCACTAGCAAGTAGTCAGAGAGCTGTACTGGGCAGCCCCAGAACCGGGGACCCGTGGGGTCTGGGGAGTCACAGGCCATGGTGCCTGTGTCACATGGCACAAAGGTGCTCAACCACGGCTGACCCAGGGACAGAAGCCCCTCCTGCTCAGGGTCTGCTCGGGCTCCAGCACCTCGAACCAGGGCCACCCACCCACTGGCAcagccccctctccctgcctagCCAGCACCCCTGAGAGTCCCCCAACACTCCCTCCCCACTGGAACCTCTGGGGGGAGACAAAGGAGAGGCCTACCAAAGAAGCGATACCACACGCCGGACACGCGCTCCTACTCTGCACAAACCACAGCATggagctcaggctctgtgcttgctgAGGGCAGGACCCTCTCAGAAGTtccctcatccgtaaaatggggaaGATAATGGCACCGACTACAGAAAGCTCAACGGGATCATCCATGTGAAGCCCAAGCACAGAGGACGTGGCACACAGGATGCAGCATTAAAGCAAATTCTAAGGCAAGACCCTCtggaaaactgaagcacagagagtttaggcaacttgcccaaggtcacacagtagaacagaaatataaattctgAACTGTCTTCAAAGCCCTGCTCCTTCCTGGAACCTTTTCTACTAACGGCCCGAGAACCAAGACCCCCTTTATAGGACCCCTGCTGTCTGGCGCTCCAGCTGGGTTCCCCTCGTGTTCACAGCTAAGGACTACAGCAGCAGCAAAGACAGGCAATCCACTGGGGGAGCCAGGTTCCCAGTAATGGctttggggaggcagaggagaggcctCACAATGGCCTCCTCTGTACCAGTGCCCTTCCAGACTTCTCAATGGAGAGAAGCCTCCTCTAAGAAGTCAAACAGGTGACAGGAGCCTGCACAGCGACCCAGCCTGTCACAGCTGGCACCTAACAAGAGTAactcattaagcatctgaccacCTAGGAAGCCAGCATCACTGTTATCCCATTTTCCATACAAAGGAACTGAAAGCCAGAGGGTAAGCTGACCAGCTGGTCTCTCCCGCCAGCCCAAGCCAGGGCCCAAAGCCACAGGCAGCAGCCTTACCTCattccccaccgccccccacccccaaccaaacGCCAGCAACTGCAGCCAGTCCGGAACCCCCTCTGGACAGCTCAAGGGCCCATCTCAGGGACATCTCTATGACTTGGGACACCTGACACTGCATCTGAGTGTAGGTGGCGAAGAGTCGGAAGGGGACTGGGCCGGCCTGACTCACGTGGAGGTGATGGTGCGGAAGCGTTCCTGCCCGGCCGTGTCCCAGATCTGCAGCTTCACTTTCTCCCCATTGATCTCCACAGTCCGAATCTTGAAATCCACTCCGATTGTGGTGATGTAGCtgcctgcacacacacgcacattagCAAGGCCCACAGGGTGCCCGTCAGACGTGTCTTCACCTGCACGGGTGACTCTGGCCTCCACAATCCCTCCCTACTCACTCTTTGTGCCCAGCACTTTTGCGGCCCCAGGGAACAGCCCTGAACAAGAAGAAATTCAaggtctgggggtgcctgggtggctcagtcaattaagcatccgactagatttcagctcaggtcatgatcttacggttggtgagatcaagccctgtgtcgggctctgggcagacagcacagagtcagcttgggattctctctctgccccttccctgcttgccctctctctcaaaataaattaataaacttaaaaaaaaaaacaaacaaaaaaacaccaaggTCCACATCCAGATGGAGCCCTCAGTGGAGGTGAGGGCAAGAGACAGGatacaataaaacaaagtgaTAAGGAAGGCAATTTCAACAGTGATGAGCACCACAAAGGAAGTAAAAcagggaggagatgggaggagacAGGCTCCTTTCGTTAGAGGGGCTGGCGCGGACATGTTAGCAGTGGCCTGAGAGTGGAGGGGCACCCAGGACACACTCCGGGTTTTTTTTCTGTGCCGCTCCAAATGCTGTAAATGACCCACAACACTGACTTCCTGACACACAAGTCATGACCTGTGTTTTGGAAAACACTGCTCTAGGCAAAGGAGATAATCACAAAAATAGCAACAGCAAGGGGGGAGAGGGTGTCACATGAGGTAAAGCACGTGGTGGGAAGCAGGTAGGGGGACCCGAGGCCAGATCTCAGGGCTTTTGTGCCATTTTCGCAAGCTTGGACTTTCTCTTGTGTGTGGCAGGGAGGCACTGAAGGGTTTGAATCAGAGCATGAACCACATTGTAAATAGTTCTCTTTGGGCATCTGTGTGAAAGAGTGAGTTGAAGAAAAAATCTAGCCAACGTCACATTCCCATCCAGGATGATGAAGAGCACACATTCACACTCCGCTTGGGGCTTCCTGTGTAACGCAGTGCTGCAGAcaagacgcacacacacacacacacctgacaaTATGGGGTGTGACAAGTGTATAGGAGGGGTCAAAGTGCAGGGTGGGGTAGAAATCAAGGAAGGCTTTGGAGAGGTAGTCACACTTAGGCCTGGCTTGAAACAACAGGTACAATTTCCAAGGTTGAGAGAAGCTGCGGGGGGGagttacgggggggggggggggggggggggggaggcggggaaggggGCGAGCAGTGCTCCCAGCACCTAGTGGGCAGAAAGCCCAGGGATGCTGCTTGACATCCTTATGCACAGGACAGCACCTCCCACAAGGAACCACAGGGCCCCAAGATGAATGGTGCCCATGTGGGGAAACGCTGGTAGAAACTGCCCACATGAGAAGGCTGCTGAGGCTTTCAAACACGGGAAAGACCCTGCCAGAGCCACGATGGACTGAGCCATCGGGTATGGGGTGTGCAGAAGCTGCTGTAACACTTTAGACAGAACAACAACGGTCTCAGCTAGGACACTGGTGGTGGAAATAGGAGAGAGACTGCATAGGAGACGAGAGCTGAAAGGGCCTGGGGGGTGGAGCACGAGGCACACAGGAGCAAGAGAGGTGCTCCCAGACATGAGCAAGGGCCCAGCAGTTACCGCTCTGGAACAGAAAATACAGCGACAACCAACCACTGCTACTTCTTGAGTGTTACTTAGTCCAGGCACCAGGACTCGTGACGTCTCGCAATAACCCTCTGTGGGAGGAACAATGAGCagtcccgttttacagatgagcgGAGACTCGGTCACACAGGAAGACGGCCCTAGCCGCCATCACAGCACCAGTGGTGCTGAAGGGCTGCTGTCTGGAGAAACCCACCTCTCCACCAGGAGGGAAGTGTCAGCCATGTAATCACTTCCTAATTGTAGCTCGCCACCCAGCCACAGCGTATGGATTCTCAACAACAGAGTCACATTCAGTCCTTGATCAGAGAGACCAAGCTGAAGCCTCTGCAATGAGGcttcaacaaacaaaaacatgtccAACCTCACCAGtgatcaggaaaacacaaatttaaatgaTAACACTTTTTGCCTCTTGGCAAAAAGTCAGAATTGACAAGGGGCACTTTTGACCCCTTCAGGGGTACCGTCACTTAGCACTCCTTTGAAAGACAAGTTGGCAGTTTTCAATGCATATACTCCCTGACCTAGTCACTCCACTTCTATACAAGGATAAACACACAGTGCATCCCAGCCAATGCATCACTTAAAATAGAAGCAGCCAGAAGGCACGCACATATCAAGAGCACTGCTGATGAATGATGAACCAGAGGTTTGCTAGAGATGGGGAAGGATGGTCCTGGATATGCTGAAGGGAAGGCCGGTTGCTGACCCACCACAtgtggagttaaaaaaaagaaaaaagtccgaAAGACACACACCATGCTGGACAGAGGCTACCAGGGTACCAGAGCAGGGGC contains the following coding sequences:
- the RAB35 gene encoding ras-related protein Rab-35 isoform X1: MARDYDHLFKLLIIGDSGVGKSSLLLRFADNTFSGSYITTIGVDFKIRTVEINGEKVKLQIWDTAGQERFRTITSTYYRGTHGVIVVYDVTSAESFVNVKRWLHEINQNCDDVCRILVGNKNDDPERKVVETEDAYKFAGQMGIQLFETSAKENVNVEEMFNCITELVLRAKKDNLAKQQQQQQNDVVKLTKNSKRKKRCC
- the RAB35 gene encoding ras-related protein Rab-35 isoform X2: MARDYDHLFKLLIIGDSGVGKSSLLLRFADNTFSGSYITTIGVDFKIRTVEINGEKVKLQIWDTAGQERFRTITSTYYRGTHGVIVVYDVTSAESFVNVKRWLHEINQNCDDVCRILDVQLHHRTGSPSKERQLSETAAATTERRGEAHEEQ